GTGGTTTGGGATTGCAACTGTTTAGAAGAAGTTTGTGGTGCTTGCACAATGATTATTAATGGCAAGCCACGCCAAGCTTGTACTGCTCTGATTGATCAAATCGAGCAGCCTGTGCGTTTAGCTCCATTATCATCATTCCCGTTAATTCGTGACTTAATGGTTGACCGTCAAGTGATGTTCGATAGCCTGAAGAAGGTTAAAGCATGGATTCCTATCGACGGTACGTATGAGTTAGGGCCTGGACCACGTTTGGCAGAAAGAGAGCGCGAATGGGCGTATGAGCTTTCAAAGTGTATGACTTGCGGTTGCTGTATGGAAGCTTGTCCGAACTTCAATGAGCGTTCGAAGTTCATGGGACCTGCTCCAATCAACCAAGTTCGTCTTTTCAACGTTCACCCAACAGGTGAAATGCACAAGGAAGATCGCTTAGAAGCAATCATGGGACCTGGTGGAATCACTGACTGTGGTAATTCTCAGAACTGCCTAAAGGCGTGTCCGAAGGAAATCCCTTTAACAACTTCTTTAGCGGATCTGAACAAAC
The nucleotide sequence above comes from Desulfuribacillus stibiiarsenatis. Encoded proteins:
- the sdhB gene encoding succinate dehydrogenase iron-sulfur subunit; this encodes MAQEFIHIIVERQDNPEGNTYTEEFKVPYRKNMNVISVLMEVQKNPVNAKGEKSKPVVWDCNCLEEVCGACTMIINGKPRQACTALIDQIEQPVRLAPLSSFPLIRDLMVDRQVMFDSLKKVKAWIPIDGTYELGPGPRLAEREREWAYELSKCMTCGCCMEACPNFNERSKFMGPAPINQVRLFNVHPTGEMHKEDRLEAIMGPGGITDCGNSQNCLKACPKEIPLTTSLADLNKQTTKHAIKSFFNR